Proteins from one Chitinophaga oryzae genomic window:
- a CDS encoding VOC family protein, translating to MKQRIAHITLVVKDYDEAISFYTEKLHFRLIEDTQLSDEKRWVLVAPPGDSACCLLLARAANEEQLASIGNQTGGRVFLFLYTDDFWRDYHHMLAVGIRFIRPPKEEDYGIVAVFEDLYGNKWDLLQPKPDNVHRFI from the coding sequence ATGAAACAACGAATAGCCCATATTACACTAGTTGTGAAAGACTATGATGAAGCCATCAGCTTCTACACCGAAAAACTACATTTCCGCCTGATCGAAGACACGCAGTTGAGCGATGAAAAACGTTGGGTGCTGGTAGCGCCTCCCGGTGACAGCGCCTGTTGCCTGCTATTGGCCCGTGCCGCTAATGAAGAACAACTGGCCAGTATTGGTAACCAGACCGGCGGCCGGGTGTTTCTCTTCCTGTATACCGATGATTTCTGGCGGGATTACCACCACATGTTGGCTGTAGGTATCCGGTTTATCCGGCCGCCGAAAGAAGAGGACTATGGGATAGTAGCCGTGTTTGAAGACTTGTATGGAAATAAGTGGGATTTGCTGCAACCGAAACCTGACAATGTGCACCGTTTCATTTAG
- a CDS encoding GDP-mannose 4,6-dehydratase, with protein sequence MNSKRVLLTGATGFLGSHTIIRLLEKGYEVTGTLRDTGEFIIGTNTSPPSA encoded by the coding sequence ATGAACAGCAAACGCGTTTTATTGACCGGCGCTACCGGTTTCCTGGGCTCACATACCATCATCCGGTTACTGGAGAAGGGCTATGAGGTGACAGGCACCCTGCGGGATACAGGGGAATTTATTATAGGTACAAACACAAGCCCACCATCTGCTTAG
- a CDS encoding GntR family transcriptional regulator codes for MTKIPLLDHDSKIPLHQQAEELLRKLIREDFFREGDIFPKETDLAKRWSISRNTLRMAIANLVKDGLLERKKRYGTVVKKKKITTNLDNWYSFTHEMEDKGIPFKTLKNKVSVAKAGEEVAKMLQTEPEQPVVCLERIRSTEKSPMVYFESFFHPRIGLTGKENFDRPLYEMLDADFHVVPVYSQEEIKAIGADEKIAGLLKVKKGSPVLERRRIVLDASRKPLEFNICWYRSDCFTYSIELKRPHL; via the coding sequence ATGACGAAGATACCTTTATTGGACCACGATAGTAAAATCCCCCTGCATCAGCAGGCGGAGGAGCTATTACGGAAGCTGATCCGGGAGGATTTTTTCCGGGAGGGAGACATTTTTCCAAAAGAAACAGACCTGGCCAAACGCTGGAGCATTTCCCGCAACACGTTAAGGATGGCCATCGCCAACCTGGTGAAAGACGGCCTGCTGGAGCGAAAGAAGCGGTATGGCACGGTGGTGAAAAAGAAAAAGATCACCACCAACCTGGACAACTGGTACAGCTTCACCCATGAAATGGAGGACAAGGGCATCCCGTTCAAAACCCTGAAGAACAAGGTATCGGTGGCGAAAGCAGGGGAGGAAGTGGCGAAGATGCTGCAGACAGAGCCGGAGCAACCGGTGGTATGCCTGGAGCGTATCCGGAGCACTGAGAAAAGCCCGATGGTGTATTTCGAATCTTTTTTCCATCCCAGGATAGGGCTTACCGGCAAAGAGAATTTCGACCGGCCGCTGTATGAGATGCTGGACGCGGACTTTCACGTGGTGCCGGTATATTCCCAGGAAGAAATCAAAGCTATTGGCGCCGATGAAAAGATCGCCGGCCTGCTGAAAGTCAAAAAGGGATCGCCGGTGCTGGAAAGGCGCAGAATAGTGCTGGACGCCAGCCGGAAGCCGCTGGAGTTTAACATCTGCTGGTACAGGAGCGATTGTTTTACCTATAGTATCGAACTAAAACGACCTCACTTATAG
- a CDS encoding DUF3592 domain-containing protein — MKRSNRQGRPGCLGIGYVSLVVFCLLTFTVSLGGVLGGFIYKAVTLPRYQARVVSYTSFESKDSKNRHRIMYRATVTFNTADGTPVTMESDVASSGKPEVGEIITVGYKPDMERVEELSWSKFLLMGGASVMLLIIGYFAVGGVLYAMGYKMKRYMGFGMNLLLYFIFPLAMLFLFCGMGYALVLYFMGLKPDMPIWAVAICLFFCLVLAAAFFGYARLLMERRSRP; from the coding sequence TTGAAGCGGAGCAACCGGCAGGGCCGGCCAGGGTGCCTGGGCATTGGGTATGTGTCATTGGTGGTATTCTGCCTGCTTACCTTCACTGTTAGCCTCGGGGGCGTGTTAGGCGGGTTTATATATAAAGCGGTGACGTTGCCCCGTTATCAGGCCAGGGTGGTGAGCTACACCAGCTTTGAAAGTAAAGACAGCAAGAACAGGCACAGGATCATGTACCGCGCCACCGTTACCTTTAATACGGCCGATGGCACGCCGGTAACCATGGAGTCCGATGTGGCGTCTTCGGGTAAACCTGAAGTAGGCGAGATCATCACTGTTGGATATAAACCGGACATGGAGCGGGTGGAAGAGCTTTCCTGGAGCAAGTTCCTGCTGATGGGCGGAGCTTCCGTGATGTTGCTGATAATAGGATACTTTGCTGTGGGCGGTGTTTTGTATGCGATGGGATACAAGATGAAGCGGTACATGGGATTTGGAATGAACTTGTTGTTGTACTTCATTTTCCCGCTGGCTATGCTGTTCCTGTTCTGTGGGATGGGATATGCCCTTGTCCTTTATTTCATGGGGCTTAAGCCCGATATGCCCATCTGGGCGGTGGCGATATGCCTGTTCTTTTGCCTTGTACTGGCAGCCGCTTTCTTCGGGTATGCACGCTTGCTGATGGAAAGACGCAGTCGTCCTTAA